The Streptomyces sp. NBC_01268 genome segment CACGGTCCAGCGACGTTCGATGTTCAGGCTGGGCGGGAAAGCGGCGTACTTCAAGATGTACTGAGGAGCGGAATGTGTCTGCCCCTCCCAAGGCTTGGGCTGACTTGGGCTGTTCGGCTTCCAATGCTTCCAGGGATCGTGCTGCGGGTGGTGGATCACGAACTGGTCAGCTACGTCGTACGCCACCTCCACAAGTGCGAAGCCGGTGGCGCCCTCGGCGTGCATCAGGTGGTCTACGTGCTTATGCCGGTCGGTGCCCCGGGTAGCGGGGCTGGGTAGAAACAGAAAGCGGTGAGGGTCCAGCGGGAGCAGGATGTCGCTCATTGCTGCAGCACGCAGTTGGTCTTCGTCGTCGGGGCGGTTCCATATGGCGACTGGCGTATCGCTGGTTAGCAGACACATGTCGCTGAAGCCCAGCGCCCACGGACGTGCTTCCAGGCGAAGCGCCAGCGTGGCGATGTTCTCGACGATGTAGCGCAGGTGGGAGTTGTTCTGTGCGAGCGTGTGCACTCCCTGCGGGAGGCTGGTGATATCCGGCGCTTCGGCCTGCTGGTGGGTAAGCCGTTTTCGTTGGCGCGTCGTGCGCAAGATCTGAGCAGCCATCCACCATGCGAGGACATGGCGCTGGTCCGGGCTCAACGGCCAGCGCGGCGTGAACGCCCAGTCCGGGTCGTTCAGAAGGACCTTCAGCACTGTTTCGGCTTGTCCCTCGAGGGAGGTGAACAGTTCCTCGACAGCG includes the following:
- a CDS encoding DUF4238 domain-containing protein yields the protein MSKALQRCGWSLDSSRCPKKSADTPRSVPCMTGVESQTREAAVGKASSRKRATKAGGTRDHTVPQMYLKHFAQHVASRKYELNVRRLDKIDEPFPVTPPGIAAETGYYWGISAEGVPHHAVEELFTSLEGQAETVLKVLLNDPDWAFTPRWPLSPDQRHVLAWWMAAQILRTTRQRKRLTHQQAEAPDITSLPQGVHTLAQNNSHLRYIVENIATLALRLEARPWALGFSDMCLLTSDTPVAIWNRPDDEDQLRAAAMSDILLPLDPHRFLFLPSPATRGTDRHKHVDHLMHAEGATGFALVEVAYDVADQFVIHHPQHDPWKHWKPNSPSQPKPWEGQTHSAPQYILKYAAFPPSLNIERRWTVEHPPPRSPDTAHA